The following coding sequences lie in one Thalassoglobus polymorphus genomic window:
- a CDS encoding ABC transporter substrate-binding protein produces the protein MRTRVSSSSLFLTLFFSLVILCSGCPSKPDYPGTGGSGESTEEEVLLEPFDAPALEELDAKVKWEDRPVYSAMEKTLEEQAKEKPLATVEEALKLKNVSNETNEKILSAMGQLPKSDSVIDYDAEINRLLPADIKSSNPVMGSSTYEFWVTGLTGFGLFGIDRVMDPFAPSEVVVSWQTSEDKLYDKVVIRDDLVWSDGTPITAHDVEFSFKMIMNPKIPIPAVRTGMETIRWVEAYDDHTLVYFHKDPLATNVWNLNFPVVPKHIYEKSIDEDPTLADSEYHQKYEENPVCGGPYKMVKRLKGREIVLERREDWYMYKGKQVRSKPHFKTIRFRVIEDSNTALLALKGGKIEEMELQPEQWTDQTTDDDFYNLNTKARGEQWVYYYLGWNMQTPFFKDKRVRKAMSYSVDYDYILNTLCYGLYPQSTSEYHKDSWAGPVKPRTPYKQDLEKAAQLLDEAGWIDNDGDGIREKEINGKKIKFEFSIMCSTQQLRIDICTSLKESLGRIGVSCTVQPTEFTVMQERAREGKFQAQFAGWGTGADPYSTENLWKTGEQRNYVRYSNKEVDELFAKAKFELERDKRATYYRKIDDILWEAQPYTWLYYRSAFYGFSKDLRGYEFSPRGPYSYSPGFDSIYTEQ, from the coding sequence ATGCGGACCCGCGTATCGAGTTCCTCTCTCTTTTTGACACTTTTCTTTTCATTAGTGATTCTGTGTTCGGGGTGCCCCTCGAAACCCGACTATCCTGGTACAGGAGGAAGTGGGGAATCCACAGAAGAAGAAGTTCTTCTTGAACCCTTCGACGCCCCAGCTTTGGAAGAGTTGGACGCGAAAGTGAAGTGGGAAGATCGTCCTGTCTACAGTGCGATGGAGAAAACGCTTGAGGAGCAGGCGAAGGAAAAACCTTTAGCAACAGTCGAGGAAGCGCTGAAACTCAAGAATGTCTCGAACGAGACGAATGAGAAGATTCTCAGCGCCATGGGACAGTTGCCAAAGTCCGATAGCGTCATTGACTACGATGCCGAAATCAATCGATTGCTTCCAGCCGACATCAAATCATCAAACCCTGTGATGGGCAGTTCGACTTACGAATTCTGGGTGACTGGCCTGACCGGCTTTGGACTGTTTGGTATCGACAGAGTCATGGATCCATTTGCGCCAAGTGAAGTCGTTGTCTCTTGGCAAACGAGCGAAGATAAATTGTATGACAAAGTTGTCATTCGTGATGACCTCGTCTGGTCAGACGGGACTCCAATCACAGCCCATGATGTCGAGTTCTCTTTCAAGATGATCATGAACCCAAAGATTCCGATTCCAGCCGTTCGGACAGGGATGGAAACGATTCGCTGGGTCGAAGCGTACGACGACCATACGCTGGTTTATTTCCACAAAGACCCGCTGGCGACCAATGTCTGGAATCTTAACTTCCCTGTGGTCCCAAAACACATCTACGAAAAATCGATCGATGAAGACCCGACACTGGCAGATTCAGAGTATCACCAGAAATATGAAGAGAACCCGGTTTGTGGCGGTCCTTACAAAATGGTGAAACGCCTGAAGGGACGAGAAATCGTTCTTGAACGACGCGAAGACTGGTACATGTACAAAGGCAAACAGGTGCGAAGCAAGCCTCATTTCAAAACGATTCGCTTCAGAGTCATCGAAGATTCCAACACCGCTCTGTTGGCTCTCAAAGGGGGCAAGATCGAAGAGATGGAGCTTCAGCCTGAGCAGTGGACTGACCAGACCACAGATGATGATTTCTATAATTTGAATACGAAAGCCCGCGGCGAGCAGTGGGTCTATTACTACCTGGGGTGGAATATGCAAACACCCTTCTTCAAGGATAAGCGAGTCCGAAAAGCAATGTCGTATTCCGTTGATTATGACTACATTCTCAACACCCTTTGCTACGGCTTGTATCCTCAGTCGACGAGTGAGTATCACAAAGATTCGTGGGCGGGTCCGGTCAAACCGCGAACGCCATATAAACAAGATCTTGAGAAAGCTGCACAACTCCTCGATGAAGCAGGCTGGATCGATAACGACGGCGACGGAATTCGCGAGAAGGAAATCAACGGCAAGAAAATCAAATTCGAGTTTTCAATCATGTGTTCGACACAACAATTGAGGATCGACATCTGTACCTCCCTCAAAGAAAGTCTTGGTCGAATTGGTGTTTCTTGCACTGTGCAGCCAACCGAATTCACTGTCATGCAGGAGAGGGCTCGAGAAGGAAAGTTTCAGGCTCAGTTTGCCGGGTGGGGAACAGGAGCAGATCCATACTCGACGGAAAACCTCTGGAAAACAGGCGAGCAACGAAACTACGTCAGATACTCAAACAAAGAGGTTGACGAGTTATTCGCCAAAGCGAAATTTGAATTAGAGCGCGACAAGCGTGCAACGTATTACCGGAAGATCGACGACATCCTTTGGGAAGCGCAGCCGTACACATGGTTGTACTATCGGTCAGCATTCTATGGATTCAGCAAGGATCTGCGCGGGTACGAATTCAGTCCACGCGGTCCCTACAGTTACAGCCCCGGATTTGATTCCATCTACACGGAGCAATAA
- a CDS encoding sensor histidine kinase has product MNRSSKFLLALLVLLPLGLFAWGGVRLAAHERERVQANIQQLLTNQLAEIDRSIAGQFDAFAADLQQLTAIDEYDADQLRDIARNDARVFQMFVINPDDALIYPSPLGPVTAVERDFLLKASDLINDRQIQRSQRTSRAPNRDANDKGSYQKLSKKQKGVSQTETQNSGDWFVWYWGPGINLIYWQRRPNNHIVGVAVDRSRWIADVIAKLPDTPVPVIDSKSTLSRHQIVESGREVIYKWGAYSPALEELPAAEYRLAAPLSAWQLQTYVPLNLMTAGQSGTFNLMAGLVLSGFALIGLAYAIDRQYGHELREAARRVSFVNQVSHELRTPLTNIRMYAELLEHDFDSLEPDTSHSRSRLNVILSESQRLTRLIGNVLTFARQEKQTLQVCRNQVVADDIIQNVVDSFRPSLEQKQIAVELDLQSSHPVSLDADILEQILGNLISNVEKYAADGNWMKIRSSQSETEVTISVTDRGPGIAPSHCDQIFEPFWRASNDLSQSAGTGIGLTIVRSLARLHGGDVHMNSSKSQTEFTVTLGTVVTAGERNEDSDR; this is encoded by the coding sequence GTGAATCGTTCGTCCAAATTTCTACTGGCGCTCCTCGTACTTCTCCCGCTTGGACTTTTCGCGTGGGGAGGAGTTCGTCTCGCTGCGCACGAACGTGAACGTGTGCAGGCGAACATTCAACAACTGCTGACGAATCAACTCGCCGAGATCGACCGTTCGATCGCTGGACAGTTTGATGCGTTCGCTGCCGATTTACAGCAGTTGACCGCTATCGATGAATACGACGCCGATCAACTCCGCGACATCGCCCGCAACGATGCTCGTGTATTTCAAATGTTTGTGATCAACCCGGATGATGCTCTGATCTATCCATCTCCGCTTGGGCCAGTGACTGCTGTCGAAAGGGACTTCCTTCTGAAAGCGTCCGACCTCATCAACGATCGACAAATTCAACGTTCCCAGCGCACAAGTCGAGCCCCCAATCGTGACGCAAACGACAAAGGGTCTTACCAGAAATTGAGCAAAAAACAGAAAGGCGTCAGTCAGACCGAGACGCAAAATTCCGGAGACTGGTTTGTCTGGTACTGGGGGCCGGGAATCAATTTAATCTACTGGCAAAGAAGGCCTAATAATCACATCGTGGGAGTGGCCGTTGATCGATCCCGCTGGATCGCTGATGTCATTGCCAAACTTCCGGACACACCTGTCCCGGTCATCGATTCGAAGTCAACTTTGTCTCGGCATCAAATTGTTGAATCTGGCCGTGAAGTGATTTACAAATGGGGAGCGTACTCACCGGCTCTCGAAGAGTTGCCTGCTGCCGAGTATCGCCTCGCAGCCCCGCTCTCTGCATGGCAACTTCAAACCTATGTTCCTTTGAATCTCATGACAGCCGGGCAAAGTGGGACATTCAACTTAATGGCTGGTCTCGTATTAAGCGGGTTCGCCTTGATAGGGTTGGCCTACGCAATTGATCGACAATACGGCCACGAATTACGGGAAGCGGCTCGTCGTGTCAGTTTCGTCAATCAGGTTTCGCACGAATTACGCACACCATTGACCAACATTCGGATGTATGCGGAACTCCTGGAGCATGACTTTGATTCTCTGGAGCCGGACACATCGCATTCGCGCAGCCGACTCAACGTGATCCTCTCAGAATCGCAACGACTGACACGGCTGATCGGAAACGTCCTCACGTTCGCTCGGCAGGAAAAACAGACCTTGCAAGTCTGCCGAAACCAGGTCGTAGCCGATGACATCATCCAGAATGTTGTCGATAGTTTTCGACCTTCTTTAGAACAAAAACAGATCGCAGTTGAGCTCGACTTACAGAGTTCGCACCCGGTTTCTCTCGACGCCGATATTCTTGAACAGATCCTTGGAAACCTGATCAGCAATGTCGAGAAATACGCTGCGGATGGGAACTGGATGAAAATTCGCAGCTCTCAATCAGAAACAGAAGTAACCATCAGCGTGACCGATCGTGGGCCGGGAATTGCGCCTTCACATTGCGACCAGATTTTTGAACCGTTCTGGCGAGCATCGAACGATCTCAGCCAGTCGGCTGGGACCGGAATCGGACTCACGATTGTGAGGTCTCTCGCGCGATTACATGGTGGAGATGTCCATATGAATTCG
- a CDS encoding ABC transporter permease, with protein sequence MLKKSPGFWKEAWGQFRQRKLAMTALAFVLFLALVAFFSPAIVGTKPIIAKYKGNLYFPAMGYFSPSWEAVFTKDHFQKRYPNTLKEKDPESWAIWPLNFNDPTRQVEEDEWPGRPANPQAGEPSSLNFFGTDTRGVDVFAQMVHGTRTALLVGFVSMGIASAIGITLGALAGFFGGWVDTVISRIIEVVMCIPALVLILALIAVIESPNIWQMMAVIGMTGWTGIARLTRAEFLKLKQMEYVAAARVLGVPNTRIMYKYLLPNALAPVLVPITFGIAAAILIESGLSYLGFGAPPPNPSWGKLLRLGQSNYQNWWLILFPGLSIFFTVLAYNLIGEGLQEATDPRLREGGGK encoded by the coding sequence ATGTTGAAGAAATCTCCGGGATTCTGGAAGGAAGCCTGGGGGCAGTTTCGTCAACGCAAGTTGGCTATGACGGCACTCGCGTTCGTGCTCTTTCTCGCACTGGTTGCATTTTTCTCGCCCGCAATCGTCGGAACGAAACCGATCATCGCGAAGTACAAAGGGAATCTCTATTTCCCTGCGATGGGATACTTCAGCCCGAGCTGGGAAGCCGTCTTTACCAAAGATCATTTTCAGAAGCGTTACCCCAACACGCTCAAAGAAAAAGACCCTGAAAGCTGGGCCATTTGGCCACTCAATTTTAACGATCCGACTCGACAAGTCGAAGAAGATGAATGGCCTGGTCGCCCCGCAAATCCGCAGGCTGGCGAGCCGTCGTCCCTCAATTTCTTTGGAACCGACACGCGAGGCGTTGATGTCTTTGCTCAGATGGTCCACGGGACACGGACCGCATTGCTGGTCGGATTTGTCTCGATGGGAATCGCCTCAGCGATCGGGATTACCCTGGGAGCACTTGCCGGTTTTTTCGGAGGTTGGGTCGATACGGTCATCAGCCGAATTATTGAAGTCGTAATGTGTATTCCGGCACTCGTGCTGATTCTGGCCCTCATTGCAGTCATTGAAAGCCCGAATATCTGGCAAATGATGGCAGTCATCGGAATGACTGGCTGGACCGGGATTGCGAGGCTGACCCGTGCAGAGTTTTTGAAGCTCAAGCAGATGGAATACGTCGCAGCTGCCAGAGTTCTGGGGGTTCCGAACACCCGGATTATGTACAAATATTTGCTTCCAAATGCCCTTGCTCCGGTCTTGGTTCCGATCACATTTGGGATCGCTGCGGCGATCTTGATCGAATCTGGACTCAGTTATCTCGGATTCGGGGCGCCTCCACCCAACCCTAGCTGGGGGAAGCTCTTACGTCTGGGGCAATCAAACTACCAGAACTGGTGGTTGATTCTTTTTCCGGGACTATCGATTTTCTTTACCGTCCTTGCGTACAATCTCATCGGAGAAGGTCTGCAAGAGGCAACAGACCCGCGACTTCGTGAAGGTGGCGGTAAGTAA
- a CDS encoding vWA domain-containing protein: MKMNFKAMMVTGLAVALMHAGTTHAEQVTLDVSPAYTVLKSGKKQTTWIRVGVTGFEMKADKERAPVNVAIVLDKSGSMSGEKIAKAREAAMGAIDRLGPNDIVTVVTYDTTVNVLVPATKLTDKAYVKAAIAGVNSGGGTALFAGVSKGAAEIRKFLEKERVNRIILLSDGLANEGPSSPSELGALGASLKKEGISVSTLGLGLDYNEDLMAQLASKSGGNHEFIERATELADIFNREFDDVTSVVAQEVSIKIVVPEGVRPVRVLGNDAEIAGQNIQLLFNQLYSKQNRHVVLEVEVPPSENGQKLSLAKISANYHNMQSGKTDSLSGAASVKFSDKDKLVEKSLDKKVMEDVVVFVANEQNRLATDFLDAGDLFKCARTLEESNIFLKENAQKLGRSAKLEAIIISNGAQVQALKNRDVNRARKDMRYLQNSIDLNTSEISSKLQVQEPVQSPAPPTPRNP, translated from the coding sequence ATGAAGATGAATTTCAAAGCAATGATGGTCACAGGCCTGGCAGTCGCCTTGATGCACGCCGGGACGACTCACGCGGAACAGGTCACGTTAGACGTCTCTCCGGCTTACACTGTTCTCAAGTCAGGAAAGAAACAGACGACGTGGATTCGCGTCGGCGTGACAGGCTTCGAGATGAAAGCCGACAAAGAGCGGGCTCCGGTCAATGTCGCCATTGTTCTCGACAAGTCTGGATCAATGAGTGGTGAGAAGATTGCAAAAGCCCGTGAGGCAGCCATGGGAGCGATTGACCGCCTTGGCCCAAACGACATTGTGACCGTGGTCACCTACGACACGACCGTCAATGTTTTGGTTCCAGCAACGAAGCTGACAGACAAAGCGTACGTCAAAGCAGCCATCGCCGGTGTTAACTCAGGTGGTGGGACGGCGTTGTTTGCAGGTGTCAGCAAAGGGGCTGCGGAGATTCGAAAGTTCCTCGAGAAAGAACGAGTTAACAGAATCATCCTGCTTTCTGATGGACTGGCAAACGAAGGACCGAGTTCACCAAGCGAACTGGGAGCCTTGGGAGCCTCATTAAAAAAAGAAGGCATTTCGGTTTCCACACTCGGTTTAGGACTCGACTACAACGAAGACCTGATGGCTCAACTGGCGAGTAAGAGTGGTGGAAATCATGAATTCATTGAACGTGCTACAGAGCTCGCAGACATCTTTAATCGCGAATTCGATGACGTCACTTCGGTTGTCGCACAAGAAGTGAGCATCAAAATTGTGGTCCCCGAAGGAGTTCGGCCAGTTCGTGTCTTGGGCAATGATGCCGAGATCGCTGGTCAGAACATCCAGCTCCTGTTCAATCAGCTCTATAGCAAGCAAAACCGCCATGTCGTTCTGGAAGTTGAAGTCCCTCCATCAGAAAATGGTCAAAAATTGTCGCTCGCGAAAATTTCAGCGAACTACCACAACATGCAAAGTGGTAAGACGGACAGTTTGAGCGGTGCGGCATCTGTGAAGTTCAGCGACAAGGACAAACTTGTTGAAAAATCGCTGGACAAGAAAGTCATGGAAGATGTTGTTGTCTTCGTTGCAAATGAGCAAAACCGACTGGCGACAGATTTCCTTGATGCAGGCGATCTCTTTAAGTGTGCCCGGACGCTTGAAGAGAGCAATATTTTCCTGAAAGAGAACGCCCAAAAACTCGGAAGAAGCGCGAAGCTCGAAGCGATTATCATCTCGAACGGTGCTCAGGTTCAGGCACTCAAAAATCGAGATGTGAACCGTGCTCGAAAAGACATGCGGTACCTCCAGAATTCCATTGACCTCAACACATCCGAGATTTCATCGAAGTTGCAAGTTCAGGAGCCAGTCCAATCACCCGCTCCACCGACTCCAAGAAATCCTTAA
- a CDS encoding sensor histidine kinase, whose protein sequence is MPIQATVGQAAQESLRALEEVTNESSMNNESAPSVKSSPMNQVDVDWQFMAESITLRIRWFGLIVGYLLVNVLSPNESRPYLNGILSLGAAYALFDLTWHRKGKVFLSRVPIFISLMEAVFIGLLCYFDDGTDSAFRFYYFLSLLICALTYSPSVTYSTFALHAVSYSTLAYMSEITSRREYESLILMLIFMGWVTWAGTSIAILLRRTGRRLTNLNLELEDRIARRTGELQQSQAMLIQQEKLAAFGLLAAGIAHEVGNPLTAISSLVQMMNRKKHDEKTHERLGLIDEQLGRIQRTLRELIEFSRPGTKVSQKIDVHEVVRNALDIAKYYKRKKGKTIKTEFPENLPTITAIRDQVLQVFLNLILNGLDATEEGGTIEIITRAQNGKVEIDFCDNGHGIDTESQHRIFEPYYTTKNSGTGLGLFVCRNIVRSSNGELSLVRSSRKFGTVFRVTLPADE, encoded by the coding sequence ATGCCAATTCAGGCGACCGTCGGGCAGGCTGCTCAGGAGTCTCTGAGAGCACTTGAAGAGGTCACGAACGAGTCTTCCATGAATAACGAATCTGCTCCATCTGTGAAGTCCAGTCCGATGAATCAGGTGGATGTCGATTGGCAGTTCATGGCGGAATCGATCACGCTCCGCATTCGCTGGTTTGGTTTGATCGTTGGCTATTTGCTGGTCAACGTTCTGTCACCAAACGAGAGTCGCCCCTATCTCAACGGAATCCTGAGTCTCGGGGCTGCCTATGCCTTGTTCGACCTGACATGGCACAGGAAAGGGAAGGTGTTTCTCAGTCGGGTGCCGATCTTCATCTCCCTGATGGAAGCAGTCTTCATTGGATTGCTCTGCTATTTCGATGATGGAACCGATAGTGCTTTTCGCTTCTACTATTTTCTCTCCCTGCTGATCTGCGCACTCACCTATTCGCCCTCGGTGACCTATTCGACATTTGCATTGCATGCGGTCAGCTATTCAACCTTGGCGTATATGTCGGAAATCACATCACGCCGCGAATATGAGTCGTTAATTCTGATGCTCATTTTCATGGGGTGGGTCACGTGGGCCGGGACTTCCATCGCGATTCTTTTACGCCGGACTGGTCGACGTTTAACGAACCTCAACCTCGAGTTGGAAGATCGCATCGCTCGCAGAACAGGAGAGTTACAGCAGTCGCAGGCAATGCTCATTCAACAGGAAAAGCTGGCAGCCTTCGGACTCCTCGCTGCGGGAATTGCTCACGAAGTGGGAAACCCGCTGACGGCAATTAGCTCGCTGGTCCAGATGATGAATCGAAAAAAGCATGATGAAAAAACGCACGAGCGACTTGGTCTGATTGATGAACAACTCGGCAGAATTCAGAGAACACTCCGCGAATTGATTGAGTTCTCACGACCTGGAACAAAAGTGTCGCAGAAGATCGACGTTCACGAGGTCGTGCGAAATGCACTCGACATTGCCAAGTATTATAAACGCAAGAAGGGGAAAACCATAAAAACGGAATTCCCTGAAAACCTTCCCACCATCACTGCCATCCGGGATCAAGTGCTACAAGTCTTTCTCAACCTGATCTTGAATGGATTGGATGCAACTGAGGAAGGGGGCACGATCGAAATCATCACGCGTGCGCAAAACGGGAAGGTTGAGATCGACTTTTGCGACAATGGTCACGGGATCGACACTGAAAGCCAACACCGGATTTTCGAACCTTACTACACAACTAAAAACAGCGGAACCGGGCTCGGTTTGTTTGTGTGTCGAAACATCGTCCGCTCCAGCAATGGTGAGCTATCACTCGTGCGATCTTCACGCAAATTCGGAACAGTCTTCCGGGTCACACTACCTGCCGACGAATAA
- a CDS encoding beta-ketoacyl-[acyl-carrier-protein] synthase family protein, producing the protein MSSTNRNRRVVVTGIGMISPIGNSRADFGEALLSGRSGIGEVESPSRHVAFHGVGGEVKDFDEKSLKKQYFKSKDQKKSIKVMCREVQMGAAAALLALEDSGLDLEAIDHSRLGVDFGANLMFYPPVTLAEACLSCVDEESGKFDSNRWGADGLKAMEPLWMLKYLPNMPACHIGIFIDARGPNNSITLDEASPGVAMTEALNIIERGTAEMMVVGGTGTRLHTMRTLHSRLWDELGYDADDVSASCKPFDKNRSGQVVAESSGSLLLEEEEHAKARGATIYARLHSGASSCVARADGTTDQAQAVVNTISAGLKRAGLSVADLGHINAHGLGTTIGDAEEAKAYRTLLQDVNVPITSLKGQLGNSGAGSGFLEIAGSILALREGKIPGTLHSSSPDESLGIDLVAGQARTTDNKLFASVNFTMIGQASSVILEVA; encoded by the coding sequence ATGAGTTCTACTAATCGAAATCGACGTGTGGTCGTGACTGGCATCGGGATGATTTCCCCGATTGGAAATAGTCGTGCAGACTTTGGTGAAGCTCTGCTTTCAGGGCGTTCTGGAATCGGCGAAGTTGAATCCCCTTCGCGGCATGTGGCATTTCATGGCGTTGGCGGTGAAGTAAAAGACTTTGATGAGAAGTCTCTGAAGAAGCAGTATTTCAAAAGCAAAGATCAAAAGAAAAGCATCAAGGTCATGTGCCGCGAAGTCCAGATGGGCGCCGCTGCAGCCTTATTGGCACTCGAAGATTCGGGGCTCGATCTCGAAGCAATTGATCACTCACGGCTCGGAGTCGACTTCGGCGCCAATCTGATGTTCTATCCGCCTGTTACGCTTGCGGAAGCGTGCCTGAGTTGCGTAGATGAAGAGAGTGGGAAGTTTGATTCGAATCGCTGGGGGGCGGATGGCCTCAAAGCGATGGAACCTCTCTGGATGCTGAAGTATCTGCCGAACATGCCTGCCTGTCATATCGGGATTTTCATCGATGCTCGTGGTCCGAATAACTCCATCACTTTGGACGAAGCGTCTCCTGGTGTTGCGATGACAGAAGCTCTCAACATCATTGAACGTGGAACAGCAGAGATGATGGTCGTTGGAGGAACCGGGACGCGATTGCACACGATGCGGACATTGCATTCACGGCTCTGGGACGAACTTGGTTACGATGCAGATGATGTTTCTGCTAGCTGCAAACCCTTTGATAAAAATCGAAGTGGTCAAGTCGTTGCTGAAAGTTCCGGAAGCTTGCTTCTTGAAGAAGAAGAGCACGCCAAGGCTCGCGGAGCCACGATTTATGCAAGACTGCACAGTGGAGCATCGTCTTGCGTCGCCCGAGCAGATGGGACAACCGATCAGGCTCAGGCCGTTGTCAACACAATTTCTGCGGGGCTCAAACGCGCGGGCCTTTCTGTAGCCGATCTTGGGCATATCAATGCTCATGGGTTAGGAACGACAATTGGTGATGCTGAAGAAGCCAAGGCTTATCGAACATTACTTCAGGATGTCAACGTTCCGATCACGTCCCTGAAAGGACAACTTGGGAACTCCGGAGCTGGAAGCGGATTTCTGGAGATTGCAGGTTCTATCCTGGCACTTCGCGAAGGGAAAATCCCTGGAACCCTTCACAGCTCATCTCCGGATGAATCACTGGGGATCGATCTTGTGGCTGGTCAGGCCAGGACAACCGATAACAAGCTGTTTGCGAGCGTGAACTTCACAATGATCGGCCAAGCGAGTTCGGTCATTCTCGAAGTTGCGTGA
- a CDS encoding ABC transporter permease, with translation MLSYIVRRIAIGAFTLLLITFVIYGLIRSMPGTPLTVDMAEQDPTKQMSEQRLQELAAAYGLDKPWPEAYVLWVGNVLQGDLGRSFSHKKPVADMIGERIGPTLLLSVPSLLLTFILSIPIGIYSAARNGQTDERVISTVLYMLYSFPSFVAALFLQLYLSVEYEIFPLFGMVSDNYESLSTFEKVKDLAWHAFLPVTVYTYGSLAYYSRFVRANLQEVLRQDYIRTARSKGLGNVKVLWHHAFRNTLIPLVTLLGLTLPSLLSGSVIIEQIFTWPGIGRQFFLSINDRDYPTVMGLTLMFAVLTLAAQLLADVLYAIVDPRIRLDSQS, from the coding sequence ATGTTAAGTTACATCGTGAGACGGATCGCGATTGGAGCCTTTACGCTTTTATTAATCACGTTTGTGATTTATGGGCTCATTCGCAGTATGCCTGGGACTCCACTCACTGTGGATATGGCAGAGCAAGATCCGACCAAGCAAATGTCCGAGCAACGGCTCCAGGAACTCGCTGCGGCATACGGTCTAGATAAGCCGTGGCCGGAAGCGTACGTCCTGTGGGTCGGCAACGTCCTGCAGGGTGATCTTGGTCGCTCGTTCTCTCATAAAAAACCGGTCGCAGACATGATCGGAGAGCGGATCGGTCCGACCTTACTGCTCTCCGTTCCTTCCCTGTTGCTGACATTCATCCTGTCGATTCCGATCGGAATTTATTCAGCTGCCCGAAATGGACAAACCGACGAAAGGGTGATCAGTACGGTTTTATATATGCTGTACTCATTCCCCAGTTTTGTTGCGGCTCTATTTCTTCAGCTGTACCTGTCTGTCGAGTATGAGATCTTTCCGTTGTTTGGAATGGTGAGCGATAATTACGAATCGCTTTCAACATTCGAAAAGGTGAAAGACTTAGCTTGGCACGCGTTCCTGCCTGTGACGGTCTACACCTATGGCAGTCTCGCTTATTACTCTCGATTTGTTCGAGCAAATCTGCAGGAAGTGCTGCGGCAAGATTACATCCGGACAGCCCGCTCGAAAGGACTGGGTAACGTGAAGGTTTTGTGGCACCACGCATTTCGAAATACACTCATTCCACTCGTCACTCTCTTGGGGCTGACGCTTCCCTCACTTTTGAGTGGATCTGTGATCATCGAACAGATCTTCACCTGGCCCGGGATTGGACGACAGTTCTTCTTGTCAATTAACGACCGAGATTATCCGACCGTGATGGGACTGACCCTCATGTTTGCAGTTCTCACGTTGGCTGCTCAGCTGCTGGCTGATGTACTTTATGCCATCGTCGATCCAAGAATTCGATTGGACAGCCAGTCATGA
- a CDS encoding LysM peptidoglycan-binding domain-containing protein produces MRSDAKLGLALGMLVIGFAIAFCFPRGGFVQPSARSDSHPQQDEHQHADFVQIRTLREEGTQRDGKKSLAQLNQPSQKKNVLPSVRKSETIAIETNNAQNSQAVVISPDAGIAEILPAENPDRPKVKEIVPTPARKPDPKSHAGVQTYRVQPGDTLSGISMKTFGSYSRYLDIYEANKDQLNSPDDLRLGQELRIPRSDSTPQSSQTEVLVENKEGEVLKEENSAEVLPENLPKFRNPGRTPFLSERRSDEVTHQIQQREVRTYVVQPGDSLERIAVQFFGTVRAVEQLRRANPETTRNPRSLKPGTVLKLVP; encoded by the coding sequence ATGCGAAGTGATGCAAAACTTGGACTCGCATTAGGAATGCTCGTAATAGGGTTTGCGATCGCGTTCTGCTTCCCGCGTGGTGGTTTCGTACAGCCCTCAGCACGCAGCGATTCACATCCCCAGCAAGACGAGCATCAACATGCTGACTTTGTCCAAATCCGTACGCTGCGGGAGGAAGGGACTCAACGAGATGGAAAGAAATCGTTGGCGCAACTGAACCAACCTTCTCAGAAGAAAAACGTTTTGCCCTCCGTCCGTAAAAGTGAAACGATCGCAATCGAAACAAACAACGCTCAAAACTCGCAGGCAGTCGTCATTTCTCCCGATGCGGGAATCGCGGAGATCCTTCCAGCAGAAAACCCCGATCGCCCCAAAGTCAAAGAAATCGTCCCAACACCTGCTCGCAAACCGGACCCGAAATCTCATGCTGGAGTCCAGACATATCGAGTTCAACCGGGAGATACACTTTCGGGAATCTCGATGAAAACCTTTGGAAGTTACAGCCGCTATCTCGATATTTATGAGGCAAACAAAGATCAATTGAACAGTCCTGATGACCTGCGTCTGGGCCAAGAGCTACGTATCCCGAGATCTGATTCCACCCCCCAGTCTTCGCAGACAGAAGTTCTCGTCGAGAATAAAGAGGGGGAAGTGCTGAAGGAGGAAAACTCCGCAGAAGTTCTGCCGGAGAATCTGCCGAAATTTCGCAACCCGGGGCGCACACCGTTTCTCTCCGAGCGAAGATCTGATGAAGTGACCCATCAAATACAGCAAAGGGAGGTCCGAACCTACGTTGTTCAGCCGGGAGATTCATTGGAGAGAATCGCGGTCCAGTTCTTCGGCACAGTCCGAGCAGTGGAGCAATTGAGGCGAGCAAATCCAGAAACAACTCGAAATCCGAGAAGCTTGAAGCCGGGAACTGTTCTTAAACTGGTTCCTTAA